The following are from one region of the Thiocapsa rosea genome:
- a CDS encoding DUF29 domain-containing protein, with the protein MTYDQDLVRWARETAELIREGCWQAVDVEHLAEELEDLSKSERRAIASQLVRLLLHLLKWQHQPERRSDSWIDSITDARLQIELAIQDSPSLRAYPLQVLAQSYQRARRSAAMQTGRPLATFAETCPYRLDQALDEAFLPESPMS; encoded by the coding sequence GTGACGTATGACCAGGATCTTGTCCGTTGGGCTCGCGAGACCGCCGAGCTGATTCGGGAAGGGTGTTGGCAGGCGGTCGATGTCGAGCACCTTGCCGAGGAGTTGGAGGATTTGAGCAAGAGCGAAAGAAGGGCCATCGCGAGTCAGCTCGTGCGCCTGCTGTTGCACCTCCTGAAATGGCAGCATCAACCCGAAAGACGCTCCGATAGCTGGATCGATTCGATCACCGATGCCCGGCTCCAGATCGAGCTCGCCATCCAGGACAGCCCGAGCCTGCGCGCATACCCGCTCCAGGTGCTCGCGCAGAGCTATCAGCGCGCAAGACGCAGCGCGGCGATGCAGACAGGTCGACCGCTGGCGACCTTCGCAGAGACCTGCCCCTACCGGCTGGATCAGGCGCTCGACGAGGCATTCTTGCCGGAATCCCCGATGTCTTGA
- a CDS encoding efflux RND transporter permease subunit, with protein sequence MADPIASPPPESAPSSSADASQPLGLSGRIARTFINTPVTPMLLFGALFLGILGLLFTPRQEDPQISVPMIDIFVQYPGASAQQVERLVTDPLERIMKEIKGVRHVYSATQRGAAMVTVRFEVGEEMGASIVKVHDKLQSNMDRMPPDVQMPLVKPVGVDDVPVVTLTLWSEDVEDHQLRKLGLDLLQAVGSLPDVGKGFVVGGREDQIRVEVLMERLAGHGITLDRIANTIRTANSEQTTGVSESGDTAFNVYSGSFLRNAEDVGRLVIGNRGDYPLYLRDIATVEHVPQDTKQMVNHFTGPAYVGEHRADGAQAVTVAIAKKQGTNGVTVARQILGKVEELKTTLIPSNVQIEVTRNYGKSANDKVNELLRAMFEAAVIVAILCLIGLGARAAFVVITVIPVVILLTIWWAWMVDYTIDRVSLFALIFAIGILVDDATVVVENIFRHWLESGKTTIETAVRAVDEVGNPTILATFTIIAALLPMGWVSGLMGPYMRPIPVLGSSAMFFSLVAAFVFTPWFALRVRPRLAALEKAERREEKTRRWVSAVYRPLVMPLIHNRTIGIAFLVGTILTTAGVCVLFYTQTVPVKMLPFDNKPEFSVVVNMPEGTALPVTANVVHRLAEKVRTMQEVTAVQTYVGTAQPFNFNGMVRHYYLRERPWEGDLLVMLKDKNERKLGSHALAVAAREMLTPLAHELGARIAVVEMPPGPPVLQTVVAEVYGPDAATRRRVAADLTEIFEEVEGIVDVDSYMAEPYSYWRFAVDAEKAVRMGISVDAINRNLAMAMGGFKLGDVKRGVVQEPTYIVLQIPLANRAEIGSLASLPIQSEMGGQVPLGELGRFVQQQEDPIIYHKDLRPMEYVVGEMEGRLGAPIYGMLKVEDRLERYRAPDGVQISGMPRGLIGPPLTDRQSGFEWSGEWTVTYETFRDMGLAFIAALVLIYGLIVWEFRNFKIAGLIMSPIPLTLIGIVPGHLLMGAEFTATSMIGLIALGGIIVRQSILIVEFVKIEVAKGKTVKEAAVAGAEIRMRPILITSLTLMAGAWAIIEDPIFQGMAVSLLFGAGVATLMAVIVIPLGCISLCREFYLVETASGERALSASYCEIEGVPMLDTPAPAAARARLADGTPVLIRLWSALVGVVFSGIEGVGKLLAWLRQRRSGSSGKGSGPALHAAAAQADTASGGSVAESRADPAKQPAAVKRSTAAARKPARAPRKAATKAVADDATTVKKPRARRATKKTADKPKDPDDR encoded by the coding sequence ATGGCCGATCCCATCGCCTCGCCTCCTCCTGAATCCGCGCCCTCGTCCTCGGCGGACGCGTCTCAACCGCTCGGCCTCTCCGGCCGCATTGCCCGTACCTTCATCAATACGCCGGTCACGCCGATGCTGCTGTTCGGCGCGCTCTTCCTCGGGATCCTGGGTCTGCTGTTTACACCGCGACAGGAGGATCCGCAGATCTCGGTCCCGATGATCGACATCTTCGTGCAGTATCCAGGTGCCTCCGCGCAACAGGTCGAGCGTCTGGTGACCGATCCGCTCGAACGGATCATGAAGGAGATCAAGGGTGTTCGGCACGTCTACTCGGCCACCCAGCGCGGGGCGGCGATGGTGACCGTGCGCTTCGAGGTCGGCGAGGAGATGGGCGCCTCGATCGTCAAGGTCCACGACAAGCTCCAGTCCAACATGGACCGCATGCCTCCCGACGTGCAGATGCCGCTGGTCAAGCCGGTCGGTGTGGACGACGTCCCGGTCGTGACCCTCACGCTGTGGTCGGAGGATGTCGAGGATCATCAGCTGCGCAAGCTGGGTCTCGATCTGCTCCAGGCGGTCGGATCGCTGCCCGATGTCGGCAAGGGGTTCGTCGTCGGCGGACGAGAGGATCAGATCCGCGTCGAGGTCCTGATGGAGCGTCTCGCCGGGCACGGGATTACGCTCGATCGCATCGCCAATACCATTCGCACCGCCAACTCCGAGCAGACCACGGGGGTCAGCGAATCAGGCGACACCGCCTTCAACGTCTATTCGGGCTCATTCCTGCGCAATGCCGAGGATGTCGGTCGGCTGGTGATCGGCAATCGCGGCGACTATCCGCTTTATCTGCGTGATATCGCCACGGTCGAGCATGTCCCGCAGGACACCAAGCAGATGGTTAACCATTTCACGGGGCCGGCCTACGTGGGCGAGCATCGCGCCGACGGGGCACAAGCCGTGACGGTGGCGATCGCCAAGAAGCAGGGGACCAACGGCGTGACGGTCGCGCGCCAGATCCTCGGCAAGGTCGAGGAGCTCAAGACGACACTCATCCCCTCGAACGTGCAGATCGAGGTCACGCGCAACTACGGCAAGAGCGCCAACGACAAGGTCAACGAGCTGCTGCGGGCGATGTTCGAGGCGGCGGTGATCGTGGCTATCCTGTGTCTGATCGGGCTGGGTGCGCGGGCGGCCTTCGTGGTCATCACGGTCATCCCCGTGGTGATCCTGCTGACCATCTGGTGGGCCTGGATGGTCGACTACACCATCGATCGAGTCAGTCTCTTCGCGCTGATCTTCGCCATCGGGATCCTGGTCGACGATGCGACCGTGGTGGTGGAGAACATCTTTCGCCATTGGCTCGAAAGCGGCAAGACGACCATCGAGACCGCGGTGCGGGCGGTCGACGAGGTGGGCAACCCGACGATCCTGGCGACCTTCACCATCATTGCCGCCTTGCTCCCGATGGGCTGGGTCAGCGGCCTGATGGGGCCTTATATGCGGCCGATCCCGGTGCTCGGCTCATCGGCGATGTTCTTCTCGCTGGTGGCCGCCTTCGTCTTCACCCCCTGGTTCGCGCTGCGCGTCCGTCCCCGGCTTGCTGCGCTCGAAAAGGCGGAGCGACGCGAAGAGAAGACGCGCCGCTGGGTCAGCGCCGTCTATCGCCCGTTGGTGATGCCGCTGATCCACAACCGCACGATCGGCATCGCCTTTCTGGTCGGAACCATCCTCACCACGGCCGGTGTCTGCGTGCTCTTCTACACCCAGACCGTCCCGGTGAAGATGCTGCCCTTCGACAACAAGCCCGAGTTCAGCGTCGTCGTGAATATGCCCGAAGGGACCGCGCTTCCGGTCACCGCGAACGTCGTGCACCGACTCGCCGAGAAGGTGCGCACCATGCAGGAGGTGACCGCCGTCCAGACCTATGTCGGCACGGCCCAACCCTTCAACTTCAACGGCATGGTGCGTCACTACTATTTGCGCGAGCGTCCCTGGGAGGGTGATCTCCTGGTCATGCTCAAGGACAAGAACGAACGCAAGCTCGGCAGCCATGCCCTGGCGGTTGCCGCGCGCGAGATGCTGACCCCGCTGGCGCACGAGCTGGGTGCGCGGATTGCGGTGGTGGAGATGCCCCCCGGCCCGCCGGTGCTCCAAACCGTCGTGGCCGAGGTCTACGGACCCGATGCCGCGACCCGGCGCCGGGTCGCGGCCGATTTGACCGAGATCTTCGAGGAGGTCGAGGGCATCGTCGATGTGGACAGCTACATGGCCGAGCCCTACAGCTATTGGCGCTTCGCGGTGGATGCCGAGAAGGCGGTGCGGATGGGGATCTCGGTCGACGCCATCAATCGCAACCTCGCCATGGCGATGGGCGGCTTCAAGCTCGGCGATGTCAAGCGCGGCGTCGTCCAGGAGCCGACCTATATCGTCCTGCAGATCCCCCTCGCCAACCGGGCCGAGATCGGCAGCCTGGCCAGCCTGCCGATCCAGTCCGAGATGGGCGGACAGGTGCCGCTCGGCGAGCTGGGACGCTTCGTCCAGCAGCAGGAAGATCCGATCATCTACCACAAGGATCTGCGGCCGATGGAATACGTGGTGGGCGAGATGGAGGGTCGCCTCGGCGCGCCGATTTACGGAATGCTCAAAGTCGAGGATCGTCTCGAGCGCTATCGTGCCCCCGACGGGGTGCAGATCAGCGGGATGCCGCGAGGTCTGATCGGACCGCCCTTGACCGATCGTCAATCCGGATTCGAATGGTCCGGGGAGTGGACCGTGACCTATGAGACCTTCCGCGACATGGGGCTCGCCTTCATCGCCGCGTTGGTGCTGATCTACGGGCTCATCGTCTGGGAGTTCCGCAACTTCAAGATTGCCGGGCTCATCATGTCGCCCATCCCCTTGACCCTGATCGGCATCGTGCCCGGTCACCTCCTCATGGGCGCCGAGTTTACCGCCACATCCATGATCGGACTGATCGCGCTCGGCGGCATCATCGTGCGCCAGTCGATCCTGATCGTGGAGTTCGTCAAGATCGAGGTCGCCAAGGGCAAGACCGTGAAGGAGGCGGCGGTCGCCGGCGCCGAGATCCGGATGCGCCCAATCCTCATCACCTCCTTGACCCTGATGGCCGGGGCCTGGGCGATCATCGAGGATCCCATCTTTCAGGGGATGGCTGTCAGCCTACTGTTCGGTGCCGGCGTGGCGACCCTGATGGCGGTGATCGTCATCCCGCTCGGCTGCATCAGCCTGTGTCGCGAGTTTTATCTCGTGGAGACGGCAAGCGGAGAACGGGCGCTTTCGGCGAGCTACTGCGAGATCGAGGGTGTTCCGATGCTCGATACACCTGCGCCCGCTGCGGCCCGCGCGCGACTTGCGGACGGGACACCGGTTTTGATCCGACTTTGGAGCGCACTGGTCGGCGTCGTCTTCAGCGGGATCGAAGGTGTCGGGAAGCTCCTCGCTTGGTTGCGACAGCGCCGATCCGGCAGCTCGGGTAAGGGTTCGGGGCCGGCTCTTCACGCCGCCGCCGCTCAAGCCGACACGGCCTCGGGTGGCTCGGTGGCCGAGTCCCGTGCCGACCCGGCGAAGCAGCCAGCGGCCGTGAAACGATCCACGGCTGCCGCCCGAAAGCCGGCGCGAGCACCGAGAAAGGCGGCGACCAAGGCGGTTGCGGACGACGCGACGACCGTCAAGAAGCCACGGGCCAGGCGCGCGACCAAAAAGACCGCGGACAAGCCTAAAGACCCGGACGATCGCTGA
- a CDS encoding ISL3 family transposase produces MIDQSQLLRLLGLPQIAIDRVEITDAAVLEIHVHSTEEGTQCRSCGRRITEPHGLGEERRLRHLSIFEHRTEILIRPKRYRCPDCRDHPTTTQRVDWYDPRSGFTRAFEHSLMRALINSTLEDVAHKEAVTPEHLDGILDRCVPSQIDWTTLTALPVLGLDEIALTKGHGNFVVIVSARVEDTLSILAVLKDRKRATIEAFLRTIPKSLRRTVRVVCTDLYSGFIGAAKAVFGTHVAICADRFHVARLYRDAVETLRKTELRRLKRDLSKTEYGGLKNVHWILRKRESDLSAEERRIRARLFAYSPQLAQAHALSQALTEVYDMPLSKGQAKRKLSGWMRRVKNAEMTCFQSFLKTLRRHWDEITNYFTERHTSGFVEGLNNKIKVLKRRCYGLSNLRRLYQRVYLDLCGYRVFAR; encoded by the coding sequence ATGATTGACCAGAGCCAACTCCTGCGCCTGCTCGGACTGCCGCAGATCGCCATCGACCGCGTCGAGATCACGGACGCCGCTGTGCTGGAAATTCATGTGCACAGCACCGAGGAGGGCACGCAGTGCCGGAGCTGCGGCCGACGCATCACTGAGCCGCATGGACTCGGTGAAGAACGGCGGTTGCGCCATCTGTCGATCTTCGAGCATCGCACCGAAATTCTCATTCGTCCCAAACGGTATCGCTGCCCCGATTGCCGGGATCATCCCACCACCACCCAACGGGTGGACTGGTACGACCCGCGCAGCGGCTTCACCCGTGCGTTCGAACACAGCCTGATGCGCGCCCTGATCAACAGCACCCTGGAAGACGTCGCGCACAAGGAGGCCGTCACCCCGGAGCACCTCGACGGTATTCTCGATCGGTGCGTCCCGAGCCAGATCGACTGGACGACGCTCACGGCGCTGCCCGTGCTCGGGCTCGACGAGATCGCCTTGACCAAAGGCCACGGCAATTTCGTGGTGATCGTCAGCGCCAGGGTCGAGGACACCCTGAGCATCCTCGCCGTGCTCAAGGACCGTAAGCGCGCGACCATCGAGGCGTTTTTGCGCACGATCCCAAAATCCTTGCGGCGCACCGTTCGCGTCGTGTGCACCGACCTGTACAGCGGCTTCATCGGTGCGGCCAAGGCCGTCTTCGGCACGCACGTCGCCATCTGCGCCGATCGCTTCCATGTCGCGCGTTTGTATCGCGACGCCGTGGAGACGTTGCGCAAGACAGAACTGCGCCGGCTCAAGCGCGACCTGTCGAAAACCGAGTACGGCGGGCTCAAGAACGTCCATTGGATCCTGCGCAAGCGCGAATCCGACTTGAGCGCCGAGGAACGGCGGATCCGCGCCCGGTTGTTCGCCTATTCCCCGCAACTCGCGCAAGCTCATGCCCTCAGCCAAGCCCTCACCGAGGTCTACGACATGCCCCTGTCCAAAGGTCAGGCCAAGCGCAAACTCAGTGGCTGGATGCGACGGGTCAAGAACGCCGAGATGACGTGTTTTCAATCCTTCCTGAAAACGTTGCGCCGTCATTGGGACGAGATCACCAATTATTTTACCGAACGACACACGAGCGGTTTCGTCGAAGGTCTCAACAACAAGATCAAAGTATTAAAACGGCGGTGCTATGGCTTGAGCAACCTGCGCCGGCTCTACCAGAGGGTGTACCTCGATCTGTGCGGTTATCGGGTTTTCGCGCGCTGA
- a CDS encoding FAD:protein FMN transferase, producing MRWSPSAQIRASTCLFMLVAVLLASGCSEPDALVEIHGSTMGTTYSVKLVELPPNLTADALKAQLDARLDTVNALMSTYRPDSELSRFNASRSTDWFPVDPELAGLVARAQSISVLSDGAFDVTVGPLVNLWGFGPDAHPFRVPDQQTIEETRARVGHDKLDVRDQPPALRKDHPELYVDLSAIAKGYGVDQIADLLDRLGVSAYLAEIGGELKAKGTKPGDQPWRIAIERPEATARTVYRIVALEDDAMATSGDYRNFYEQDGQIYSHTIDPATGRPVAHVLASVTVITEDCATADALATTFMVLGPERGLNLAESLGVGAFFVSRAGEDYAHSATTAFEASVSERGPQ from the coding sequence ATGCGTTGGAGCCCGTCAGCACAGATCCGAGCATCGACCTGCCTGTTCATGCTCGTCGCGGTTCTACTCGCGAGCGGATGCAGTGAACCCGATGCGCTCGTCGAGATCCATGGCAGCACCATGGGGACGACCTACAGCGTCAAGCTCGTCGAGCTGCCCCCGAACCTGACAGCCGATGCGCTGAAAGCGCAGCTCGATGCACGTCTCGACACCGTCAACGCCCTAATGTCGACCTATCGCCCGGACTCGGAGCTGTCGCGGTTCAATGCAAGCCGATCGACGGATTGGTTTCCGGTCGACCCGGAGCTGGCCGGTCTCGTCGCCCGCGCCCAATCCATCAGCGTGCTGAGCGACGGGGCCTTCGACGTTACCGTCGGCCCCTTGGTGAATCTGTGGGGATTCGGGCCGGATGCCCACCCGTTTCGGGTTCCTGACCAGCAGACGATCGAGGAGACCCGCGCACGCGTAGGCCACGACAAGCTCGACGTGCGCGATCAACCGCCGGCACTGCGCAAGGATCACCCCGAGCTGTATGTCGACCTGTCCGCCATCGCCAAAGGCTACGGCGTCGACCAGATCGCAGACCTCTTGGACCGGCTCGGCGTGAGTGCCTATCTCGCCGAGATCGGCGGAGAGCTCAAGGCCAAGGGGACCAAGCCCGGCGATCAACCCTGGCGCATCGCCATCGAGCGCCCGGAGGCGACTGCGCGGACCGTTTACCGGATCGTCGCACTCGAGGACGACGCCATGGCCACCTCCGGCGACTACCGCAACTTCTACGAGCAAGACGGACAGATCTACTCGCATACCATCGATCCAGCCACCGGTCGACCGGTCGCGCACGTCCTGGCATCCGTCACCGTCATCACCGAGGACTGCGCGACCGCCGACGCCCTGGCGACAACCTTCATGGTTCTCGGGCCCGAGCGCGGTCTGAACCTGGCCGAATCGCTCGGCGTCGGCGCATTCTTCGTCAGCCGCGCCGGCGAGGACTACGCACACTCGGCGACGACCGCCTTCGAGGCATCGGTCAGCGAGAGGGGTCCGCAATGA
- a CDS encoding FAD-linked oxidase C-terminal domain-containing protein yields MSLIQPTRIDFEDPQLSATRAEIVRELRTFLPSDAVLEQQEQVQPYECDGLSAYRQLPLLVVLPRTVEEVQRILRLCHARDVPVVARGAGTGLSGGALPRGDGVLLSLARFTRILDLDPGARTARVEPGVRNLAISEAAAPHGLYYAPDPSSQIACTIGGNVAENSGGVHCLKYGLTVHNVLAVKLVTIEGELIELGSSGLDAPGYDLLALFIGSEGMLGVTVEVTVKLLPVPERAQAILAAYDDVEKAGQAVGDIIAAGIIPAGLEMMDGPAIQAAEDFVHAGYPTDAAAILICEIDGTSQEVSEEVMRVRDLLLASGATEVRTSRDDAERLMFWKGRKAAFPAVGRISPDYYCMDGTIPRRALPEVLRRTAEMSREYGLRVANVFHAGDGNMHPLILFDANKPGELERTEELGGRILELCVEVGGTITGEHGVGIEKINQMCVQFNPEELAQFHAVKAAFDPKGLLNPGKGVPTPKRCSEYRQLPDHSHRHPH; encoded by the coding sequence ATGAGTCTGATTCAACCGACCCGGATCGACTTCGAAGATCCCCAGCTTTCCGCGACGCGGGCCGAGATTGTTCGCGAGCTGCGGACCTTTCTGCCGTCGGATGCGGTGCTTGAGCAACAGGAGCAGGTGCAGCCCTACGAGTGTGACGGGCTCTCGGCCTATCGGCAGTTGCCCCTGCTGGTGGTGCTGCCGCGCACCGTCGAGGAGGTGCAGCGCATCCTGCGGCTGTGTCACGCACGGGATGTGCCGGTGGTGGCGCGCGGGGCCGGGACCGGGCTCTCGGGCGGCGCCTTGCCGCGCGGCGACGGGGTGTTGCTGAGTCTGGCGCGCTTTACGCGGATCCTGGACCTGGATCCGGGCGCGCGGACCGCGCGGGTCGAGCCCGGGGTGCGGAATCTGGCGATCAGCGAGGCCGCGGCACCTCATGGACTTTATTACGCGCCGGATCCGTCGAGCCAGATCGCCTGCACCATCGGGGGCAATGTCGCGGAGAATTCGGGCGGGGTGCATTGCCTGAAGTACGGGCTGACGGTGCACAACGTCCTTGCGGTCAAACTGGTGACGATCGAGGGCGAGCTGATCGAGCTGGGATCGAGCGGGCTCGACGCACCCGGCTATGACCTGTTGGCGCTCTTCATCGGCTCCGAGGGAATGCTCGGCGTGACGGTCGAGGTGACGGTGAAGCTGCTGCCCGTGCCGGAGCGCGCCCAAGCCATCCTCGCGGCCTACGACGACGTGGAGAAGGCCGGTCAAGCGGTCGGCGACATCATCGCGGCCGGGATCATCCCGGCGGGGCTGGAGATGATGGACGGGCCGGCGATCCAGGCCGCGGAGGATTTCGTGCATGCCGGTTATCCCACGGACGCGGCGGCGATCCTCATCTGCGAGATCGACGGGACCAGTCAGGAGGTCTCCGAGGAGGTCATGCGGGTGCGCGATCTGCTCTTGGCCAGCGGCGCGACCGAGGTCCGGACCTCGCGCGACGATGCGGAGCGGCTGATGTTCTGGAAGGGGCGCAAGGCCGCCTTCCCGGCGGTGGGCCGGATCTCGCCGGACTATTACTGCATGGACGGCACCATCCCGCGCCGCGCCCTGCCCGAGGTGCTGCGGCGCACCGCCGAGATGTCGCGCGAGTACGGGCTGCGGGTCGCCAATGTCTTTCATGCCGGAGACGGCAACATGCACCCCTTGATCCTTTTCGATGCCAATAAGCCGGGCGAGCTGGAGCGAACGGAGGAACTGGGCGGGCGCATCCTGGAGCTATGTGTGGAGGTCGGCGGGACCATCACGGGCGAGCACGGTGTCGGCATCGAGAAGATCAATCAGATGTGCGTTCAGTTCAACCCGGAGGAATTGGCGCAGTTCCACGCGGTGAAGGCGGCGTTCGATCCGAAGGGATTGCTGAATCCGGGCAAGGGCGTGCCGACGCCGAAACGTTGCTCGGAGTATCGGCAGCTTCCGGATCACTCGCATCGGCACCCGCACTGA
- a CDS encoding pilin: MRGLNRMSGKTRIRGFTLIEIMIVVAVIGILAAIALPAYQDYTVRSKVSEGLGFASAAKVDVVSAFSHDGLPVDDSKEVDVGSQYVKSVKIEAGGNIRVTFNDTIPQLTGKSVMLAATERGGAIDWCCYSTDIEARYMPASCRDGEKCGSPDPNPNPTPTPSPPPSQEPTEVEKEKNCRPLDNGKFCQRQNNDIGCPLIYPKQIAQSPNCSLE; encoded by the coding sequence ATGCGCGGACTGAATCGAATGAGCGGCAAGACAAGGATCCGGGGCTTCACCCTGATCGAGATCATGATCGTCGTCGCCGTGATCGGCATCCTCGCCGCCATCGCGCTGCCGGCGTATCAGGACTATACGGTTCGCAGTAAGGTCAGCGAAGGGCTCGGCTTTGCGTCGGCGGCCAAGGTCGACGTCGTTTCCGCATTCAGCCACGACGGCTTGCCGGTAGATGATTCCAAGGAGGTAGATGTCGGTAGCCAGTACGTCAAATCAGTCAAGATCGAAGCGGGCGGTAATATCAGAGTCACCTTCAACGACACCATCCCGCAACTCACGGGCAAGAGCGTGATGCTGGCTGCAACGGAGCGCGGCGGTGCGATCGATTGGTGTTGTTACAGCACGGATATCGAGGCACGGTATATGCCTGCGTCCTGTCGGGATGGCGAGAAGTGCGGAAGTCCTGATCCGAACCCGAACCCAACCCCAACACCAAGCCCTCCTCCCTCTCAGGAGCCGACGGAAGTAGAGAAAGAAAAGAATTGCCGTCCATTGGATAATGGCAAATTCTGCCAACGGCAGAACAATGACATTGGTTGCCCGCTCATATATCCGAAGCAAATTGCTCAAAGTCCGAATTGCTCTCTCGAATAA
- a CDS encoding DUF29 domain-containing protein, with protein MNESVSYDGDFHAWALRNARLLRDGRLGELDVEHIAEELESMGASERRELLSRLQVLLVHLLKYRYQPERRGKSWLLTINHQRTAIERLLEQSPSLRTFLVADTLAKIYSKAVRETVIETDLDRSVFPIDCPYRLEEILDEDWLPDA; from the coding sequence ATGAACGAGTCGGTCAGCTACGACGGCGACTTTCATGCTTGGGCGCTTCGAAACGCTCGGCTGCTGCGCGACGGCAGGCTCGGTGAGCTCGACGTCGAGCATATCGCGGAGGAGCTCGAAAGCATGGGTGCGAGCGAACGTCGGGAGCTCTTGAGCCGCCTTCAGGTCCTGCTCGTCCATCTGCTGAAATACCGATATCAACCCGAGCGGCGCGGCAAGAGCTGGCTGCTGACCATCAACCACCAGCGGACCGCGATCGAACGCTTGCTGGAGCAGTCGCCGAGCTTGCGGACGTTCTTGGTCGCCGACACCTTGGCCAAAATCTATAGCAAAGCGGTGCGGGAGACGGTCATCGAAACCGATCTGGATCGCTCCGTCTTTCCGATCGACTGTCCCTATCGACTTGAAGAGATCCTCGACGAGGATTGGCTGCCGGATGCCTGA
- the ruvB gene encoding Holliday junction branch migration DNA helicase RuvB, with the protein MAKPERLINADPASDELALDRAIRPRKLEDYVGQPVVREQMEIFIGAARGRGEALDHVLIFGPPGLGKTTLAHIIAHEMQVNLRQTSGPVLEKPGDLAAILTNLDAGDVLFVDEIHRLSPVVEEVLYPAMEDYQLDIMIGDGPAARSIKLDLPFFTLVGATTRAGLLTSPLRDRFGIVQRLEFYTAEDLAWIVRRSARILDIETEAEGAAEIARRSRGTPRIANRLLRRVRDFAQVRADGRITAEVADQALGMLKVDALGFDHMDRRLLDAVINKFDGGPVGVESLAAAIGEERGTIEDVLEPFLIQQGYLMRTPRGRVATQAAYLHLGLKPPRTAVERAAIPDIFGVVSD; encoded by the coding sequence ATGGCGAAGCCCGAACGTCTGATCAACGCCGACCCTGCCAGCGACGAGCTGGCGCTCGACCGCGCCATCCGCCCGCGCAAGCTGGAAGACTATGTCGGGCAGCCGGTCGTGCGCGAGCAGATGGAGATCTTCATCGGCGCCGCACGCGGCCGCGGCGAGGCGTTGGATCATGTGCTCATCTTCGGCCCGCCGGGACTCGGCAAGACGACGCTCGCGCACATCATCGCGCACGAGATGCAGGTCAATCTGCGCCAGACCTCCGGGCCCGTGCTCGAGAAGCCGGGTGACCTCGCGGCCATCCTGACCAATCTCGACGCCGGGGACGTGCTCTTCGTCGACGAGATCCATCGCCTGAGCCCCGTGGTCGAGGAAGTGCTCTATCCCGCAATGGAGGACTATCAGCTCGACATCATGATCGGCGACGGCCCGGCCGCGCGCTCGATCAAGCTGGATCTGCCGTTCTTTACCCTGGTCGGCGCGACCACGCGGGCGGGGCTCTTGACATCGCCCTTGCGCGATCGGTTCGGCATCGTGCAACGCTTGGAGTTTTACACCGCGGAGGATCTGGCCTGGATCGTCCGTCGCTCGGCACGCATCCTCGACATCGAGACCGAGGCGGAGGGCGCCGCCGAGATCGCCCGGCGCTCGCGCGGGACACCGCGTATCGCCAACCGGTTGCTGCGCCGGGTGCGCGACTTCGCCCAGGTCCGTGCCGACGGGCGCATCACCGCAGAGGTTGCAGACCAGGCGCTCGGCATGCTCAAGGTCGACGCCTTGGGCTTCGACCACATGGATCGCCGGCTGCTCGATGCCGTGATCAACAAGTTCGACGGGGGGCCGGTCGGCGTGGAAAGCCTCGCGGCGGCAATCGGCGAGGAGCGCGGTACCATCGAGGACGTGCTGGAGCCTTTCCTGATTCAACAGGGCTATCTGATGCGGACCCCGCGCGGGCGTGTCGCCACGCAGGCGGCTTATCTTCACCTCGGGCTCAAACCGCCGCGGACGGCCGTCGAGCGCGCCGCCATTCCGGACATTTTCGGTGTCGTCTCGGATTAA